One Mycolicibacter sp. MU0083 DNA window includes the following coding sequences:
- a CDS encoding acyl-CoA dehydrogenase family protein: MSGGMNFGLTEDQQLIRQSVAELASKFDDHYWMAKDQAHEFPQEFYDAIAGGGWLGMTIPEEYGGHGLGITEATILAEEVARSGGGMNAASSIHMSIFGMQPVVVFGSDEMKAETLPRIVSGDLHVCFGVTEPTAGLDTSRITTFAKRDGSDYVVNGRKVWISKALESEKILLLTRTESRDDVEKRGGKPTEGLTLFLTDIDRDHVDIRPITKMGRNAVSSNEVFIDDLRIPAEHRIGEEGKGFNYILHGLNPERMLIAAEALGIGRVALDRAVKYANERVVFDRPIGMNQGIQFPLADSLARLDAAELILRKATWLYDNGKSCGREANMAKYLCADAGFGAADRALQTHGGMGYSEEYNISRFFRESRLMKIAPVSQEMILNFLGANVLGLPKSY; encoded by the coding sequence ATGTCCGGCGGAATGAACTTCGGGCTGACCGAGGACCAGCAACTGATCCGGCAGTCGGTCGCCGAGTTGGCGTCCAAGTTCGACGACCACTACTGGATGGCCAAGGACCAGGCGCACGAATTCCCGCAGGAGTTCTACGACGCCATCGCCGGCGGCGGCTGGCTGGGCATGACCATCCCCGAGGAGTACGGCGGCCACGGCCTGGGCATCACCGAGGCCACCATCCTGGCCGAGGAAGTGGCGCGCTCCGGCGGCGGCATGAACGCCGCCAGCTCGATTCACATGTCGATCTTCGGCATGCAGCCGGTGGTGGTCTTCGGCTCCGACGAGATGAAGGCGGAGACCCTGCCCCGCATCGTCAGCGGCGACCTGCACGTCTGCTTCGGCGTCACCGAACCCACCGCCGGACTCGACACGTCCCGGATCACCACCTTCGCCAAACGCGATGGCAGCGACTACGTCGTCAACGGCCGCAAGGTGTGGATCTCCAAAGCACTGGAGTCCGAGAAGATCCTGCTGCTGACCCGCACCGAATCCCGCGACGACGTGGAGAAGCGCGGCGGCAAGCCCACCGAGGGACTCACGCTGTTCCTCACCGACATCGACCGCGACCACGTCGACATCCGCCCGATCACCAAGATGGGCCGCAACGCGGTCTCCTCCAACGAGGTGTTCATCGACGATCTGCGGATCCCGGCCGAACACCGGATCGGCGAAGAGGGCAAGGGCTTTAACTACATCCTGCACGGGCTCAACCCGGAACGGATGTTGATCGCCGCCGAGGCGCTCGGCATCGGCCGGGTCGCACTGGACCGCGCCGTCAAATACGCCAACGAGCGGGTGGTCTTCGACCGGCCGATCGGCATGAACCAGGGCATCCAGTTCCCGCTGGCCGACTCGCTGGCGCGGCTGGATGCCGCCGAGCTGATCCTGCGCAAGGCCACCTGGCTCTACGACAACGGCAAGTCCTGCGGCCGGGAAGCCAACATGGCCAAATACCTGTGTGCGGATGCGGGTTTCGGCGCCGCCGACCGGGCGTTGCAGACCCACGGCGGGATGGGCTATTCGGAGGAGTACAACATCTCCCGGTTCTTCCGGGAGTCGAGGTTGATGAAGATCGCCCCGGTCAGCCAGGAGATGATCTTGAACTTCCTCGGTGCGAACGTCCTCGGCCTCCCGAAGAGCTACTGA
- a CDS encoding CaiB/BaiF CoA transferase family protein has translation MAARQSAPLAGVTVVALEQAVSAPMCTRALADFGARVIKVENPDGGDFARYYDDVVEGQAAHFVWCNRGKESLTLDLKSDAGRDVLHRLLDRADVLVSNLAPGATARLGLSVEQMAVRHPNVIAVEIDGYGAGGPLSHKRAYDLLVQAESGVCSVTGNPGAPAKPGPPMADVTTGLYAALSIMALLVERRSADAQADSPAPSVTVSLFDTMAEMMGYHLTYARHSGIDQQPLGMSSPAVAPYGAYPTGDGHTVVLGTTNDREWQRLARELLGRNDLADDPRFTGNADRVVNRAVLDEAIAAWCAQNTLAHIQDAADAAGIGNARYNTPSDVLAHPQLSERDRWDTIDTPNGPIPSLLPPPVISGYTPPMGAVPGLGAHTDTVLGELGFTDTEIAALHGQGAVGKAGHR, from the coding sequence ATGGCGGCGCGGCAGAGCGCGCCGTTGGCCGGTGTCACCGTGGTGGCCCTGGAACAGGCGGTCTCGGCACCGATGTGTACCCGCGCCCTGGCCGATTTCGGAGCCCGGGTGATCAAGGTGGAGAACCCCGACGGCGGCGACTTCGCCCGCTACTACGACGACGTCGTCGAGGGCCAGGCCGCACACTTCGTCTGGTGCAACCGGGGCAAGGAATCGCTGACCCTGGATCTGAAGAGCGACGCCGGCCGCGACGTGCTGCACCGGTTGCTGGACCGCGCCGACGTGCTGGTGTCCAACCTCGCGCCCGGCGCCACCGCCCGACTGGGGCTGTCGGTCGAGCAGATGGCCGTCCGGCACCCGAACGTGATCGCCGTCGAGATCGACGGCTACGGCGCCGGCGGCCCGCTATCGCACAAACGGGCCTACGACCTGCTGGTGCAGGCCGAATCCGGGGTGTGCTCGGTGACCGGAAATCCCGGCGCCCCGGCCAAACCCGGCCCGCCGATGGCCGACGTCACCACCGGTCTGTATGCGGCGCTGTCGATCATGGCACTGCTGGTGGAGCGCAGAAGCGCTGATGCACAAGCCGATTCGCCCGCGCCGTCGGTGACCGTCAGCCTGTTCGACACCATGGCCGAGATGATGGGCTACCACCTGACCTACGCCCGGCACTCCGGCATCGACCAGCAGCCGCTGGGCATGAGCTCCCCGGCGGTGGCCCCCTACGGCGCCTACCCGACCGGCGACGGGCACACCGTGGTGCTGGGCACCACCAACGACCGGGAATGGCAGCGGCTGGCCCGGGAACTGTTGGGCCGCAACGACCTCGCCGACGACCCGCGCTTCACCGGCAACGCCGACCGGGTGGTCAACCGGGCCGTCCTGGACGAGGCGATCGCCGCCTGGTGCGCGCAGAACACCCTGGCGCACATCCAGGATGCCGCCGATGCCGCCGGGATCGGCAACGCCCGCTACAACACCCCCAGCGATGTGCTGGCGCATCCGCAGCTGTCCGAGCGGGACCGGTGGGACACCATCGACACCCCGAACGGCCCGATCCCGTCGCTGCTCCCGCCGCCGGTGATCTCCGGCTACACCCCACCGATGGGGGCGGTCCCCGGCCTGGGCGCGCACACCGACACCGTGCTGGGCGAGCTGGGTTTCACCGACACCGAGATCGCCGCCCTGCACGGACAGGGCGCGGTCGGGAAGGCCGGACACCGATGA
- a CDS encoding thiamine pyrophosphate-binding protein has product MGVPVYRRILELFEAEGVNTIFGIPDPNFVHMFVEAEQRGWSVVAPHHEESAGFMAEAASRMTGRPGLCIGTLGPGVANIAGAMMCAKVENSPVIFLGGQRARITERRVRRGRIQFVRQEELFTPSVKYSASIEYADQTDEIVHEAIRRAMSGTPGPAYIEYPSHVILEELDVAAPAEPHRYRLVNQRAGAAEVAQAAELIRNAASPILLVGHGVHTSRSAAAVAELAELMACPVIQTSGGTAFIPGLEDRTFPYGFSTAAVEAVAGSDVCVALGTELGEPVHYGTTRHWADRNADRKWIYVEQDPLAIGVNRPIDVPLVGDLRGIVPQLVEALKGSPRAASVDLDRWVKQDADQLAELADTAPSGRSPVHPARYVVEATKAFPADGIMVRDGGATVIFQWTYSQAKPHDVMWNQNFGHLGTGLPYAVGASVAEGGKRPVMLLTSDSAFLFHIGELETAARLGLPLVCVVGVDHQWGLEVGVYKRTFDQPSPQPGVHWGKNVRFDKIAEGMGARGEYVDDEAQIGPAIERAFAAGGTAVIHVAIDPKANSEEMPNYDEFRTWYAEGTQ; this is encoded by the coding sequence ATGGGTGTACCTGTTTACCGCCGGATCCTGGAACTGTTCGAGGCCGAGGGCGTCAACACGATCTTCGGCATCCCCGACCCCAACTTCGTGCACATGTTCGTCGAGGCCGAGCAGCGCGGCTGGTCGGTGGTGGCGCCGCACCACGAGGAGAGCGCCGGATTCATGGCCGAGGCCGCCTCGCGGATGACCGGCCGTCCCGGGCTGTGCATCGGCACGCTGGGGCCGGGTGTGGCCAACATCGCCGGGGCGATGATGTGCGCCAAGGTGGAGAACTCCCCGGTGATCTTCCTCGGCGGCCAGCGGGCCCGCATCACCGAACGCCGGGTGCGACGCGGCCGCATCCAGTTCGTCCGCCAGGAAGAACTCTTCACGCCGTCGGTCAAATACAGCGCCTCGATCGAGTACGCCGACCAGACCGACGAGATCGTGCACGAGGCGATCCGCCGGGCCATGTCCGGCACCCCGGGCCCGGCCTACATCGAGTACCCGTCGCACGTCATCCTCGAAGAACTCGACGTCGCCGCCCCGGCCGAACCGCACCGCTACCGGTTGGTCAACCAGCGTGCCGGTGCCGCCGAGGTCGCACAGGCCGCCGAGCTCATCCGCAACGCGGCCAGCCCGATCCTGCTGGTCGGCCACGGCGTACACACCTCGCGCAGCGCGGCCGCGGTCGCCGAACTGGCCGAGCTGATGGCCTGCCCGGTGATCCAGACCTCCGGCGGCACCGCGTTCATCCCCGGCCTGGAAGACCGCACCTTCCCCTACGGGTTCTCCACCGCGGCCGTCGAAGCGGTCGCCGGCTCGGATGTCTGCGTGGCGCTGGGCACCGAACTCGGCGAACCGGTGCACTACGGCACCACCCGGCACTGGGCGGACCGCAACGCCGACCGCAAGTGGATCTACGTCGAGCAGGACCCGCTGGCGATCGGGGTGAACCGGCCGATCGATGTGCCGCTCGTCGGCGATCTGCGCGGCATCGTCCCGCAGCTGGTCGAAGCGCTCAAGGGCAGCCCGCGTGCCGCATCGGTGGACCTGGACCGGTGGGTCAAACAGGACGCCGACCAGCTGGCCGAACTCGCCGACACCGCGCCGTCCGGGCGCAGCCCGGTGCACCCGGCGCGCTACGTCGTCGAGGCCACCAAAGCATTCCCCGCCGACGGCATCATGGTCCGTGACGGCGGCGCGACGGTCATCTTCCAGTGGACCTATTCGCAGGCCAAGCCGCACGACGTGATGTGGAACCAGAACTTCGGTCACCTGGGCACCGGGCTGCCCTACGCCGTCGGCGCCTCGGTGGCCGAGGGCGGCAAGCGGCCGGTGATGCTGCTGACCAGCGACTCGGCCTTCCTGTTCCACATCGGCGAGCTGGAGACCGCCGCCCGACTGGGTCTGCCGCTGGTCTGCGTGGTGGGCGTGGACCACCAGTGGGGCCTGGAGGTCGGGGTGTACAAGCGCACCTTCGACCAGCCGTCCCCGCAGCCCGGCGTGCACTGGGGCAAGAACGTGCGGTTCGACAAGATCGCCGAGGGCATGGGCGCCCGCGGCGAGTACGTCGACGACGAAGCGCAGATCGGGCCGGCCATCGAGCGGGCCTTCGCCGCCGGCGGGACCGCGGTCATCCACGTGGCCATCGACCCGAAGGCCAACTCCGAGGAGATGCCCAACTACGACGAATTCCGCACCTGGTACGCCGAGGGAACCCAGTAA
- a CDS encoding SDR family NAD(P)-dependent oxidoreductase: protein MAGYFDLSGRAAVVTGAAGGIGSAVAAALAQAGAAVLVTDVDPDAAAAVAAQLTAAGHRAASAGLDVTDRGSADAAAAAAAELADGKIHILINNAGVTRPAMFDKLTEESMRLLLDVHTVGAFNCTQAVLPYVPTDGTGRIVNVTSAAGLTGTLGQVNYSAAKAALIGFTKSLARELATKRICVNALAPLAATPMTETIRTNEKFAANMMNRIPMKRWAEPAEVAGAFVFMASDAASYVTGQVLPVDGGMVM from the coding sequence ATGGCCGGCTACTTCGATCTGAGCGGGCGCGCTGCGGTGGTGACCGGTGCGGCCGGCGGCATCGGTTCGGCGGTGGCGGCCGCACTGGCGCAGGCCGGGGCGGCGGTACTGGTCACCGACGTCGACCCGGACGCGGCCGCGGCGGTCGCGGCACAGCTCACCGCGGCCGGGCACCGGGCGGCCTCGGCGGGACTCGACGTCACCGACCGCGGCTCGGCCGACGCCGCTGCCGCGGCGGCCGCCGAACTCGCCGACGGCAAGATCCACATCCTGATCAACAACGCCGGCGTCACCCGCCCGGCGATGTTCGACAAACTCACCGAGGAGTCGATGCGACTGCTGCTCGACGTACACACCGTCGGCGCCTTCAACTGCACCCAGGCCGTGCTGCCCTATGTCCCCACCGACGGCACCGGGCGCATCGTCAACGTCACCTCGGCGGCCGGGCTGACCGGCACACTCGGGCAGGTCAACTACTCGGCCGCCAAAGCGGCGCTGATCGGCTTCACCAAATCGCTGGCCCGCGAACTGGCCACCAAGCGGATCTGCGTCAACGCGCTGGCGCCGCTGGCGGCCACCCCGATGACCGAGACGATCCGCACCAATGAGAAATTTGCGGCCAACATGATGAACCGCATCCCGATGAAACGCTGGGCCGAGCCGGCCGAGGTCGCCGGCGCGTTCGTGTTCATGGCCTCCGATGCCGCCTCGTACGTCACCGGGCAGGTACTGCCGGTCGACGGCGGCATGGTGATGTGA
- a CDS encoding acyl-CoA dehydrogenase family protein, with amino-acid sequence MIDTRATSDFRAHVRRWCADNIPTDWRRAQTGVGEAEFVAFQRDWFATLHSAGFAVPHWPAEWGGGMSVADQAVLYQELAAHDAPRLVLAFVGIHHAAATLLAAGTEEQRRRHLPAILDGEIWVQGFSEPEAGSDLASLRTTARRVGDGYVVNGQKLWASGAAHAQWCLLLARTDPDAPKRKGISYFLLDMATPGVQVRPIRNAVGDQHFCEIFLDDVLIPAQNLIGAENTGWQVAQATLGAERGLTMLELAERLGCAGFRWLKQAAPTDDPVVADRLAQLEIEITALRSMCRNLVQGAEAGTAGPADASIVKLYYSELLQRLTDFGAEIGGLDAHTVLTKPLSSGWESGSWVLDFVGSWEWTIPGGSSEIQRSIIGERGLGLPREPSMP; translated from the coding sequence ATGATCGACACGCGTGCGACCTCCGACTTCCGCGCCCACGTCCGCCGGTGGTGCGCCGACAACATTCCCACCGACTGGCGCCGCGCCCAGACCGGCGTCGGCGAGGCCGAATTCGTCGCCTTCCAGCGCGACTGGTTCGCCACCCTGCACAGCGCCGGATTCGCGGTCCCGCACTGGCCGGCCGAATGGGGCGGCGGCATGTCGGTGGCCGACCAGGCGGTGCTGTATCAGGAACTCGCCGCGCACGACGCGCCGCGGCTGGTGCTGGCGTTCGTCGGCATCCACCATGCGGCGGCCACGCTGCTGGCGGCCGGCACCGAGGAGCAGCGCCGACGGCATCTGCCGGCGATCCTCGACGGCGAGATCTGGGTGCAGGGTTTCTCCGAGCCGGAAGCCGGCTCCGACCTGGCGTCGCTGCGCACCACCGCGCGCCGGGTGGGGGACGGCTATGTGGTGAACGGGCAGAAGCTGTGGGCCAGCGGCGCCGCGCACGCCCAGTGGTGCCTGCTGCTGGCCCGCACCGACCCGGACGCCCCCAAACGCAAAGGCATCTCCTATTTCCTGCTGGACATGGCCACCCCCGGGGTGCAGGTGCGCCCGATCCGCAACGCCGTCGGCGACCAGCACTTCTGCGAGATCTTCCTCGACGACGTGCTGATCCCGGCGCAGAACCTGATCGGCGCGGAGAACACCGGCTGGCAGGTCGCCCAGGCCACCCTCGGCGCCGAACGCGGTCTGACCATGCTGGAGCTGGCAGAACGGTTGGGCTGCGCGGGATTCCGCTGGCTCAAGCAGGCCGCCCCCACCGACGACCCGGTGGTGGCCGACCGGCTGGCGCAACTGGAGATCGAGATCACCGCGCTGCGCAGCATGTGCCGCAACCTGGTGCAGGGCGCCGAAGCCGGCACCGCCGGGCCTGCGGACGCCTCGATCGTCAAGCTCTACTACAGCGAACTGCTGCAGCGGCTCACCGACTTCGGTGCGGAGATCGGCGGGCTCGACGCCCACACCGTGCTGACCAAGCCGCTGTCCAGCGGGTGGGAATCCGGCTCCTGGGTGCTGGACTTCGTCGGCTCCTGGGAGTGGACCATTCCCGGCGGGTCCAGTGAGATCCAGCGCAGCATCATCGGAGAACGCGGGCTCGGACTGCCCAGAGAGCCGAGCATGCCATGA
- a CDS encoding acyl-CoA dehydrogenase family protein, with protein MTAIDFTELHDDLRAVAADVLARDRVDWATLVEAGWVGLEVTDALGGAGATFAETALICTELGRAAAATSYLGSAVLAVGVLNGLPDGEVRDGLLADVAAGSARVTPVLGGAFTVDAERRLSGHAEFVPDADGADRLLVMATDATGAEVVVIADGLAVTPQPVLDETRRVATVSAAAVPVAADAVLRCAGGGQSVSNRAAIAVACDSLGLAEAMLDKTVAYAGTREQFGRAIGSFQAVKHACADMLVRITVARTLVHDAVAALVCADADADTAVAMAKSYTCAAAVDVVGKALQLHGGIGYTWESGIHVYLKRASFNRSLFGSPAAHRRRLSQRY; from the coding sequence ATGACCGCAATCGATTTCACCGAACTGCACGACGACCTGCGGGCGGTTGCCGCCGACGTGCTGGCCCGCGATCGGGTCGACTGGGCGACGCTGGTCGAGGCCGGCTGGGTCGGGTTGGAGGTTACCGACGCGCTCGGCGGGGCCGGTGCGACTTTCGCCGAGACCGCGCTGATCTGCACCGAACTGGGCCGCGCCGCCGCGGCCACCTCCTACCTGGGTAGTGCGGTACTGGCGGTCGGGGTGCTCAACGGGCTGCCAGACGGCGAGGTGCGCGACGGACTGCTGGCCGACGTCGCCGCCGGCAGCGCCCGGGTGACCCCGGTGCTCGGGGGAGCGTTCACCGTCGACGCCGAACGACGGCTGAGCGGGCACGCCGAATTCGTGCCGGACGCCGACGGCGCCGACCGGCTGCTGGTGATGGCCACCGATGCGACCGGCGCCGAGGTGGTGGTGATCGCCGACGGACTGGCCGTCACACCGCAACCGGTACTCGACGAGACCCGCCGGGTCGCCACCGTGTCCGCCGCCGCGGTCCCGGTGGCCGCCGACGCGGTGCTGCGATGCGCCGGCGGAGGGCAATCCGTGTCGAACCGGGCGGCCATCGCGGTGGCCTGCGACAGCCTGGGGCTGGCCGAAGCGATGCTGGACAAGACGGTGGCCTACGCGGGCACCCGCGAACAGTTCGGCCGGGCCATCGGCTCGTTTCAGGCCGTCAAACACGCCTGCGCCGACATGCTGGTGCGCATCACGGTGGCCCGCACCCTGGTGCACGACGCGGTCGCCGCCCTGGTGTGCGCCGACGCCGACGCCGATACCGCGGTGGCCATGGCCAAGTCCTACACCTGCGCAGCAGCGGTCGACGTGGTCGGCAAGGCACTGCAACTGCACGGTGGCATCGGCTACACGTGGGAGAGCGGCATCCACGTCTATCTCAAGCGCGCCAGCTTCAATCGGTCGCTGTTCGGGTCACCGGCAGCGCACCGCCGACGTCTTTCGCAACGCTATTAG